ATCCGGCTCTGCTCGAGGTGGTGCTGTCGGAGAAGCAACGGCGGGAGGACCGGGTGCGCGCGATGCGCCTGCTGGGCGTGGACCCTGGGCGGCCGATGCGGGTACTGGCGGTATCGGGTCCGCGCGCCGCGGACGCGGTGCGCCTCGTCGCGGCGCGCGTTCCGGTGGTCCGCTCGGCGATCGTCGGGGAGATCACGGCGGTACTGGTCCAGGACTCCGGTACCTGCCCGGAACTCTCCGATGTGCTGAATTCGGCTGTGGTTCAGGAGTTTCCGGCATCACGCCGGGGTGCGTCCGGGCCGTGGCTGGGGATGGGGGAGCGGTTGCCCGCCCTGGCGGCCGCCACCTCCTGGGAGCAGGCGCGGCATGCGCTGCGATTCGCGTCGTCGACCTGGCACGGACGTCGGGTGGTCGCCTACGGGCGGCTCGGAGCGCTGGCACTGCTGGGCGAGCTACCGATACAGCGCCTGCTCCGAACACCGGATGTGGTGCGGATCAACGACTTCGCCGCGACCGACGCCGGTACGGTGGCCGTCGACACGCTGGAGGCCTTCTGTGTCTTCGGATCGCTGCGCCGGACCGCGGCCGAACTGCATCTGCACCACAGCACCGTCGCGGCGCGGATCGCGCAGGTCGAGGCCGTGATGGGCTGGGATGTCGACGAGGCTCTGGACCGGTTCACCGCGACGCTGGCGCTGATGGTGCGCCGCATCGCCCTGTCGTCGGCGGAGCTGTCCTCGACCACGGATCCAGGGGGCGCCCGATGATCGGATCCGACGCGTGTCGGGTGGATCGGGGCCATCCGGCGACAGCTGGCGGGTGATCCGGATCACGTCGGTCGGTGATGATCGGCAGGCAACCCGCGGTGCACGGGAAATCCGGTGCACGAGAAGGAGTCTCACCATGGCAGTCATCGATCCGAACAGCACCTGGGCGCCGCTGGAGCAGCGCCTGGCCGTCACCACCGACGAACGGCATCGCGCGGTGCTGGGCATCGTCATCGAGCATATGAAGGCCGAGGCCGCACCCGATCTCGACGGGCTCATGCGAACCCTGGTACCCGAACCGGCCTACCATTTCTGGAACGCGGGCAGCGACGTCGGCCCGAAGGGCTGGGACGGGGTGCGCGCCTACTACTCCGATTTCGTCGCCAGCCGCAGCAATGTGCTCGAATACGAGCTGGACCGGCTGGTCGTCGACGATCATTGCGTAGTGACCGAGGGTTTCCTCAAACAGATCTACCCGGGCGCCTACGCCGCTCGGATCGGTATCCCCGTCGACGATCCGGCCGCCGACTATCTGGTGGTCTTCCGTCAGCTGCTGCTCTGGCCTATCGATGCCGAAGGCCGCATCGAGGGCGAGGACTCCTACCACTCCGGCCCGGTGGAGATCCGCAAGCTCGGCTTCGACGAACTACCGCGCGAATACGTCGAACTCGTGTATTCGGGCGCCTGAGAGCGTCGCGACCCGGCTCATGGAAGGCGATGG
The genomic region above belongs to Nocardia spumae and contains:
- a CDS encoding PucR family transcriptional regulator, giving the protein MGEPDPGRPRLADLAADQSSVLRVIEYFDAFAESGANADTVIRAAAVLADCAAGARWPSGTVIRYDPAGRPLPAVAPPPGVCADRPAVWLERIDATHPLDDVLVARLRHCLRVTARRGPDAEPTGLGDPALLEVVLSEKQRREDRVRAMRLLGVDPGRPMRVLAVSGPRAADAVRLVAARVPVVRSAIVGEITAVLVQDSGTCPELSDVLNSAVVQEFPASRRGASGPWLGMGERLPALAAATSWEQARHALRFASSTWHGRRVVAYGRLGALALLGELPIQRLLRTPDVVRINDFAATDAGTVAVDTLEAFCVFGSLRRTAAELHLHHSTVAARIAQVEAVMGWDVDEALDRFTATLALMVRRIALSSAELSSTTDPGGAR
- a CDS encoding nuclear transport factor 2 family protein, which encodes MAVIDPNSTWAPLEQRLAVTTDERHRAVLGIVIEHMKAEAAPDLDGLMRTLVPEPAYHFWNAGSDVGPKGWDGVRAYYSDFVASRSNVLEYELDRLVVDDHCVVTEGFLKQIYPGAYAARIGIPVDDPAADYLVVFRQLLLWPIDAEGRIEGEDSYHSGPVEIRKLGFDELPREYVELVYSGA